From one Rhopalosiphum padi isolate XX-2018 chromosome 2, ASM2088224v1, whole genome shotgun sequence genomic stretch:
- the LOC132920158 gene encoding ras-related protein Rab-3, with protein sequence MAGQDGKWQKEGSDQNFDYMFKLLIIGNSSVGKTSFLFRYADDSFTSAFVSTVGIDFKVKTVFRHDKRVKLQIWDTAGQERYRTITTAYYRGAMGFILMYDITNEESFNSVQDWVTQIKTYSWDNAQVILVGNKCDMEHERVISYERGKTLADELNIEFFETSAKDNHNVKAVFERLVDIICDKMSESLDSDPTLVAGAKGTRLTEQPQGPNNPNCNC encoded by the exons ATGGCCGGCCAAGACGGTAAATGGCAGAAGGAAGGGTCTGACCAAAACTTTGATTACATGTTCAAGTTGCTCATCATCGGCAACAGTAGCGTTGGAAAGACTTCGTTCCTGTTTCGATACGCCGACGACAGTTTCACGTCGGCTTTCGTATCCACGGTCGGCATAGATTTCAAAGTAAAAACCGTGTTTAGGCACGATAAAAGAGTCAAACTTCAGATATGG GACACGGCGGGCCAAGAACGTTACAGGACCATCACGACGGCATATTACAGGGGCGCTATGGGGTTCATACTGATGTACGACATCACAAACGAGGAGTCCTTCAACAGCGTACAGGACTg GGTAACACAGATCAAGACGTACTCTTGGGACAACGCGCAGGTGATACTGGTGGGCAACAAGTGCGACATGGAACACGAACGTGTGATATCGTACGAGCGAGGCAAAACGCTGGCCGACGAACTGAACATCGAATTCTTCGAGACGTCCGCCAAAGATAACCACAATGTCAAG GCCGTGTTCGAACGACTCGTGGACATCATATGCGACAAGATGTCCGAGAGCTTGGACTCGGACCCAACACTGGTGGCCGGTGCCAAGGGCACCAGGCTAACTGAACAACCGCAAGGTCCGAACAATCCGAATTGCAACTGTTAA